In the genome of Flavobacteriaceae bacterium YJPT1-3, the window GAGAAGGTCATAAACTATCTCTATATCTCAAATTGACAAAGGTTATTTTCAAGTCTAATAGTGATGATTAAAACTTTTTTACGTCTCTTTGGCGGATTTAGTATTACTAAAAATTAGAAAGAAGAATACAATATCTAATAAGGATACTCCCCAAAAAATACCAAACTGAAAAGTAGAATAAAGTAGTATTGGCAGTAAAAATATCATCTTTTTTCTTGTAATGATTTTGAATAAATAGAACACAAAAATGAGAGTAAGTATAAAGCCCAAACTAGCTAAGGTTTCCAAATAAGAATTATGAGCGTGGTAAGTTCTTCCTCCCAGCTCTATCCAAACCTTTTGTGCAAAATTTCCAAAGAAAAAATTATTACTAATAAAGTCAATAAAGCTTACGAAGACGTAGTCCCTTCCAGAATAATCAATATCTCCACTTCCTCGAAAAAATTGAAACAAAATTATTTCTATATTCAGATAGGTTAGAAACAAAAAAGATAAAAGGCAAATTATAAGAATTGCTTTGTACTTTATGCCTAGTTTCTTAAATGACTTCCTAAAGAGAAGAGCAAGAAAAAATAATGAAGTGACTATCGCAGTTCGGTTAAACGTTATTAACAATCCAATCAAAAGGAGTCCTAGATAAATTTTTCTGTACTTGACAATATTCAAATAAAAAAGGAGAATCAAACCAATAAGCACTTTTTGAGAAAAGACACTAGTCACAGCACTTATGCCGTACACCTTATTATAATACAATATGTCTGTCGAGCCGAATTCAGTCTGACTTTCGCTGAGCGGTTTTATTAGATAAGGTACCCCAAAAATATACTCCAGAACCCCTATAATTATTTCAAAAAGTATAAAATAAAAAACAAACTTCAAAACGTCTTCATGCAAGGATCTAGCAAAAAAAATAGTAGTTACTATAAATAATGTATAGGGTACTAAATCATTTTTAGATTTACCTGTGGTACTTTCTCGAAGTCCATCCCCAGCAAAAAAAATAATAAAGGAAAGTAGCAAAAAACTGAATAAAACATAATCCGACTTAGATAGTTTTTTATGGACTATCTTTTGCACCAATACTATAAGTCCAATTAACGAAATTAGCCCATAAAGAATTGCCTGCGGAACATTCACTAATGTAGGCGTAAAGCATAAAACAGCTAAAACAAAAATTTGAATCTTTCCTTGCAACTATAGAAATTTAGCCTCAGATTTCGCCCTGAAATTACAATTCGTACTCTTCGTAAAAAAGTTGCAAGATCAATATTAAAAATCAAAAGCGGAAGAAAATTTTAAAAAGTCTTGCAAGATTGACTAAATAGCGCCTGAAATAAATTATCCTGATTTAAGAATTACCTCATTTCGTGCAGGGCTTGAATTAAACAGAATGGTTTTGCTAAGTATTCTCTGAAAATACTTTTTCCTAAAGATTTACGGGAATGATATTTATTGTAATAATACCTATCATGTTCAGTTTTTAGGTTTAATTATTAAATGTCACTGAAGAAGTATGCGTCTAAATTATCTTCTCGATAGGTTCTGTTAAATCTTGGGATATATTCATTATGCCTCGGTCTTTCTAGCTAAATGTTCTTGATTTTAAAATCTTTCACCTCAAAATAATTAAGAAATAACCTGTATAGGAATTCCGGCCGTTATCGGACCTTTTGACCAACCATTTAGTATTGATAGCCTAGCTTTGATTTTACATCAACCCAACCCCAGACAAACAGCACTTTCCTTTCATGTGAACAGCTTCTTTGTTAAAGTAGTCCATTAGATTGAATACACTAGAGTGAGCATCCCCCCAAAAACAGGACAGTTTAGCTGCTAATTTAAGTTCAGATTAATAGTTCAAGCAGCTGTTTTTTGTTTTTTGTTTAAATACCTTTTAAAAGGTATTTGATTGTTTATTCCTTGATGCCTTCTTTGATTATTGTAATACTTAAAATAGGTGTTGAGTTGTCTGTACAGATCCATTCCCGAGTCCGGTGGGTTCAGATATACCTGCTCATACTTTACGCTTCTCCAGAGCCGTTCAATGAAAACATTGTCAATAGCGCGTCCCCTTCCGTCCATGCTGAGTCTTATACCGTTGCCAAGTACTGTCCTGGTAAATACCTCTGAGGTGTACTGGCTGCCCTGATCCGTATTAATGATCTGCGGCCTACCGTGGGCCTGGATCGCCTCTTCGAGCACCTCTGCGCACCAGCTAGCATCCATCGTGTTGGATACCGACCAATTGAGTACGTATCTACTGTGCAGGTCTATAATGGCCGTTAGGTACATGAATCCCTTTCGCATTGGTATATAAGTAATGTCAGTTGCCCACACCTGGTCGGCACCCTCCACCTTTAGATTGCGAAGGAGATATGGATATACCTTATGTGCCTTATGGCGTCTAGAGGTATGCTTTCCCGGCATTATGGCCTGAAGACCCATGACCTTATAGTAAAGACGCTCAATACGTTTGTGGTTGACCTTATATCCCTTGTCCATCGTTAGCCAGGTGTGCATCCCTGGTGCGCCCTTGAATGGATGATCCGTGTAGTGCTCATCCATAAGACGCATGAGTTTGAGGTTGAGATCGCTTTCCTCTCTAGGGCTATAATAAACCCCAGAGCGGTGTATCTGAAGCAGTCGGCACTGTCTGACTACACTTAGTTTTGAATGACCCTTGCTTATCATTGCTCTTCGCTCTTTGATAGGCTTTAGCGCAAGGCGTTCTTTAAAAAATCAAGCTCGACCTTTTGCTGGCCTATCACTTTCAAGAGGCGCTCCTCCTTGAGTTCAGCCTCACTCTTTTTCGACTTGCCTGACTTATTAAAAACCGTCTCGGCGTCAGTGAGAAACTCCCGTTTCCACAGATTAACCTGCTGTACGCTAATCTCAAAACGCTGTGCAATCTCTTTGGTGGTAGAACGCTCTTTAAGAGCTTCCAAGACAACTTTTGTCTTGAACTTTGAAGTAAACTTTCTTCGTGTCATATCAGTAAATTTAATGTTCCTTTCTGAACTTAAACTACTGTCCTGTTTTTGGGGGGATGCTCATTCCTTCTAGTGATTAAACTGTCCGGCATTAATTCGATACTCCGTATCTTCTAAGTGCATCCGAAAACTTACAAATTTTGAGGGCTTCAATGTGAATTTAATTGATCAACTCAAAAGGTCTCTGTCATATTTATTGACTATTGCTTTTCCGTTGGAGACTAGAACGAATAGAACTGCAAAAGAAAAAAATGTCGATAATCCCGCTCCCATAATACCCAGGCTCGGAATTAAAACTATGTTTAATATCACAGAAACTATAGCTGCTGTAAGAGAATATTTGCTTAATTTATCGGTAAGCTTTTTAAACAGAAAAAAGTTTGCATTGAATTTGTAAAGCGAATATAGAACATACGATAAAATGATAATAGCCACTAATTCGTTAGAAACTGAATATGATGTGTCATTTATAAATAACTCTGAAATAACAAGCCATGAAACTAAAACTACAACTCCAAGTAGTGGTAAGGAAATAAAAATCACTCTCTTTACCTTCATAATGGCAGCAACTTTTTTTTCTTTCATCCACTTAAAATAGGTAGGAGTCCAAGCCAAATTAAAGCTGGTGTAAAAAAAGTTTATAGACATCCCTATCTGATAAGCAACCGCATAATTACCGAGATCTTCGTCCGATAAATAATACTTTATAAAGAAACGGTCTCCTATATTGAGCGCATACCCTGCAACCATGTGCACGATTAATGGACTACTGTATATCAGAGCCTTTTGTAGAAGTCGTTTGGAAAAATTAAGACTATACCCTAAATCTTTAAACTTTTTAAAGGCGACAAAGGCAAGAATCATACTAGCCAAGATAGTTGGAAATACCCTAAACTTCCAGTCTATTGTTTCTAGCAAAATATAGGCTGCAAAAAGTAGTAATAGCTCAACCACTACTTGACCAACTCTCATCACGAGATAGACCTTGGGCTTATTTGTTATTCGGTAAATAATCAATAGGCTTTCAATGTACTGGTGGAATAGAAAATAGAGAATACAGGCAATTAATAAATTACTAAATATCGGAGATAAATAAGGCGAAATAAAAAAAGTAATAAGCAAGCCTACACTAGTTGTGCAAAGAAGAAATATATGTATGGATGATACAAAATTCTTGAAGGTTGCCTTATCTAAATCAAAATAAAACCTTCCAATAGATTGAACAGTGCTTAATCCCAATACAGGAACGAGTACCATGCTAATGCTTCGAAACAAATCGACATAGCCGTAATCTTCAGGTTTTAAGGTAACCACTAAAAAGGGCAAGAGTAACAGCGGAAGACCAGTATATAAAGCGTTGGTCAGTCCATATATTAGGGTATCTTGAAATAATTTGTTGCTTGTTATCGCTTTATACATTTAAAACTTTGTCAAGGGCCGTCTTAAAATTGTCCATGACCTCCAAGGCATACACAGCATTAATATCATCTGCCGAAGGTATGGTATATGACTCGGTCAACAGCAGGTTTCCAAACTCTTGAGGTGATTTTATATAGTTAAAAGAGTTGATAAAAGAATAATTTATTTTAAAAATTGATTTTGCACCTTTTTCAATAATAAAGGTAGGAATCCCCAAAAATAAGGATTCCAAAGCACTGGATGAACTCATTGTTAATAAAAGGTCTGACACTTGATAGGCCTCGAATATATTAGTACGATTAGGATCTAAAACCTTTACCCCATTGGTATTCTTAAGGTGATTAATTCCATATCTAGGAAGAATCAAAAAAGTATAGTCAATCTCAATATTGTCAAGTTCTGTGCAAAACTTATATAGCTGATCAATATCATTTACCGTGGCAATTACTAGGGCAGTTTTTTTCTTAATCTCAATTTTTTCATTCAGATAATCCCCCGTCTGGAATTTATAATTCTTAAACTTCCAAAGTCCGTAAGATCCAACAACATGAATATTCCTAGAGTTAAGGTAGCCCAAATTTTCGAGACATTTCTTATCATTATGCCCGTAGCAGAAGATATGGTCAGGCTTATATGCTATCGCTTTTGCTTTTAATATTGTATTATATGATGGGTGAGTAGGGTAAATAATTCCATGTTGCAATTCTATTATAGGTATTTTTTTTCTCTAAAGGCAAGAGTGTATCCGTTATATCCATTAGGATATACCAGAAAAACAATATGGGGCTTATAAATGTACCTTAAAAAAAAGCGCATACACTCATACTGCCCTATAAGTCTTTTTACTAAACGGTTAAGATGTAAGTCAATTTTATACTCTTCTGCCAGAGCGTCTAACTCAATATCTAAATTATTTTTTTTCTTATCATATTTAAAAAAGGAGAAAGCGTAGGAGAGCAATAAAAACAGAGCGTCAGAAACAATTAAATCTTCGGAAGGTCGTCTGTGATTTATAAGAATAGGGTTCTCAATATATAAGGCATCCAAATTTGCTTCTGTTATCATTGAGGCTACTCTATCATAAAAATAACCACTTATTTTTTTCTTCTTTCTGCATTAGAAAAAACCCATATTGTTCTTTTTTTAAAGACATTAAAAAAAGTGGAAAGCAAAGACCAAATCAATCGCAAAATTATCTGCTTATTAAGTTGTATTTCTTTATGTCCATGATTTTTCTTAGTTCTTATCTGTGCTATAATATGATTGCGAACTATATAACTTATATCTAGATCCCCATACCTTAGGATTAGAGTATCTAATTTTCTATCAATTCTATAATATTCCTCTTGAGTCATTTAAATTCTTGAAAGTTGTTTTAAGAGAACCTCATTTTTCGAAATTTTATCATTGGAATGATAAATTCCCTGATCTGGATATATATTTTTATTTATAATAAGTTCTAAATTACCTTCAATAATTGAATTGTATAATTTAAAATTGTTTGCGTTAATTTAACAAACAATGTTTCCCGATCTATCATAAAAACAATCATCTCAATCTAACGAAATCTGTGGACTTCCAGTTCCTGCCAAATACCATTAATGACCTTTTTTACCTTTTAGTTCTATATTGTTCTCTTTTTTTAAAAACATTCTCAAAAACTGAATGGACGATCTTTTCTGAATTACCAAGAATTTCTCTATTATCATAAGAAATAATCCTGACATTGTGTTGACTAGAATCTCTAAAAGTACAATTACTCATTAAAATGTTATTTATTTTTTGCTTTAATAGTTGTATTTTCCATGGCAAGATAGTCTGTGGGTGCAATGATAAGCGGATAATTGTCAATAGTCGAATTAGTATTTTTAACTACCCTACGTTGTTTGAAAGAGATGGAAACTTTGAATTATTAATAAAAGTGAAGTTTTTTACAGTAATATTATTTGATAATGTTCTGTGTCCATTAGAAAAAATAAATCCACCTTATTTGAGAGTACCAAAGCCCCCATAATACTTACCCCGTGGATTTTCCAATAATAGATTACAGTTAGCCCCATCAACAACGTCCTGTTTCTTACAAGATAATCCCTATTTGGAAAATAAACAGTTCCTCCTTTTATTGGCAAACGAAATCGATTGCTCTTTGAATTGAAGTACAATCATTTGTTATTCCGTCTCCCTTCGCCCCATAGGTTTTTATATTGACCCCGGTTTTACAGCTTGCCAAAAGCAAAAGACGAACCATGGCCAAATGTCTTTGTATTATAATAAAAAAGCTAATTTTAAAGGCTCTCCCTTCGCAAGATCACGATTTGCTTTCTTACCCAAGATTTCATTTAGGTATTTCGGATGCATGCCGTGACCAGGTCTTACTGTCCTCACATTTTTCAGTGAAAACACTTCTCCTTTTTTTATATTTTTAAAAATAAATAAGGAACGTCTTCTTAGCTTGTTTTCCTCTTTAAGATGATATTTTATAGACCCCATCGCCATCTGCGCATCGCGGGCAGCACTTACCATTTCTTTAAATTCTTGTGGCTCCATTGAGAATGCTGCATCTATGCCACCACCGTTTCGATCTAAAACAACGTGTTTTTCTATAACCGTAGCTCCTAGTGCTACGGCAACCGTTGGAACTGTGCTACCCATAGTATGATCTGACAATCCAACGTTTACGCCAAACGTATCTTTTAGGTTTGGGATGGTCCTTAAATTTGCCATATCCACCGGAGCTGGATATTCAGAAGTGCATTTCAATAAGGTCACGTTTGTATTACCCACAGAAGCACAGGTGTCTATAGCGAGTTGTATATCACATATATCAGCCATTCCAGTAGAAATAATCATAGGCTTCCCCTTAGAGGCTACATATTTTATGAGTGGTATATCCGTAATCTCAGGAGATGCTATTTTATATAATTGTACATCGAGGCTTTCTAAAAGATCGACACCTGCTTTGTCAAATGGCGATGAAAAGAAAATCATTCCTTTCTTTTCTACATATTTTTTGATATCTGCGTGCCAGTCGTAAGGCAAACTTCCTTTTTCAAAAAGTTCATAGAGGGTCTTTCCCTTCCAGAGGCCATCTTTTTTCGGCCCAAAATATTCATTATCGACATTGAGCGTTAACGAATCTGCGGTATAGGTCTGCACTTTTACCGCATCAGCACCCGTCTCAGCAATTGCATCGATAGTTTTATAGACTATATCTAAGTCATTATTGTGATTGGCAGAGAGTTCTGCTATTATAAAAAGTCCTGTGCTAAAATCCATAGGTTATGCTTCTAAAATTGATCGTATTCGTTCTTCGGCTTTAAAATCCATAAGTGATTTTGCCTTATTATGATACCTTATTCTTAAATGGTATGATAAAATTAAATGTTCTAAGGCGGTATGCAAATCGTGTTTAGCAATATCGTCAATAACACCCAGATGTGTAAATGAAGTTGTATGTTTTGATAATACTTTAGAGGCAATACTATTTGCTTCTTGATGGCCCAGACTGATTATAGGCATACCCAATGCTAATAATTCATATGTACTCACACCAAAGGTAGAAACAACCAGCTGGCTTTTCATAATTTTTGTTACATCATAAGGCATGAATTGTACATTTTCAGGAAAATGAGAAGGTAATTTTGCTTTGTGCATATAATTATTGCCTACAAAGAATATAAATTGAATTTCTTCCCAAACCTCGAAATCTATCAAATCGTAAAGGGCAAGTAATACATTTTTAGGATCGCTTCCGCCTGTCGTAATTCCTACTCGCCTTACCTGAATTAGATCAGATACATTTTTTGTACTTAATGCCTTAATCTTAGGGTTAAATAAAACATACTCCAAGCCTTGATAAACTTTGGTTGAGTCAGAAAATGTAGAAAAAAAGAAGCATCTTGATGTATAGACGGCAATATAAATACATCACATAAGTGCCTAGAACTAGAAATATTTTGGTAAAAAAATGTTTTTATCTGCTTGTTCAGACTGTCAAAGATATGAGGCTTGAAAGTAATAATAGCATCTATAAAGAGGACATCACAGTTTAAGTCATTGCATAATCGTATCATTTCCTGATCACAATATTGCTCGGAAAAGGAATAACGGTCAAATTCAAATTCCTTCAACGCACTCCAAAAACTCGATGAACGATGTACAAATTGTACGGTATGACCTGAGCGACTTAAAAATCGAGCAAGACCTACAGCTCTATAAAAATGCCCCAAGCCCACTTTTTCTCCTGCATCTACCCTAAAAAGAATATTCATAGACTGTTTAAAACTTTGAGATGTACGCTGTCGCGAAAATTTAATGCGCCACCTCTCCTATCTTACGTGCGGGATTACCTACTACCTTTGCATAGTTCTCAACGTCTTTAAGAACAACCGCTCCTATACCCGTTATAGACCACTTACCTAAGGTAACAAACTCTAACGTGGTGGAATTAGTTCCTAAGTATGCCCCTTCTTTAAGATGCACATCTGCCCCTATACAAGCATTATTTGCCACATAGGAATAATCGTCTAAACGAGAACCGTGTCCGATAAGTGACTGAGCAAAAATATGAACGAAATTACCAATCGTCACATTTGGCCCCACAGAAACAAACGGCTGTATACAGACTCCATATCCTATGCTCGCATATTTAGAAACCACAGCAGTGGGATGGATGATGGTGGCAAAACGCGCTACAGGTATCTCAAGATCTGAAAGCTTGTGTAAAAAATTGAAATTGAGCTTTACCGAGATGAGACTGTAAAAAAAGTATACATTATCATTTGCTATATAGTCTTCAATAGCAGCTTTTTCTATTTTTCCTAAAACTGGATAGCCATTAATATCGCCTGTCTCTCTATCGTTTAAAAAGCCTAGAAGTTCCCACTCTGGTGCTACTTCATTAATGTCCTCAATGGCAGATTGCACAACAGTGCCATTACCGAAACCACCAATAATAATTAGTTTTTTCATTTCGTTAGGAATTAGATAGATTATGCTTTTGTAATACTTTTTTTGCTTTGGCTACAAACGGCGGACCTATAAATTTACCATCTAGAATGGCAACTCCCTGACCGTTGCTCTGCGCCTCTATATTCAACCTTAAAATTTCCTCAGCGTGCTTCACCTGCGCTTCTGACGGACTATAATATTTATGAACCAAATCAATTTCCATTGGGTTTAGTACAAGCATTCCTTCGTATCCCAACTTCACAGACAACTTTAAGTTTACCTCAAGATCTTCGAGATCTTTAACCCGCACGTGTACCGTATCTATAGGTATTACTCCTGAAGCCCGCGCTCCCATGGCAATTATAGCTCTAGGTGTAAATAAACTTAAATGCTCTTGATCATGTATTCCCTCCAGATCTGCAATAAAATCCTCAGATCCGTATGCTACGGCAATTACTCGATCTGATGCCTTACAAATCTCCTGTACGTTCATTACAGCAGATGCAGTCTCTATGAGGGCTATGATCTTAAATGTACCTTTTACGTATCCCTTCTCGTACTCTACGGTCTCCAGAAGTTTATCGAAAAAGTAAATATCCTCTCCTCGCTTAGCTTTAGGGTACATAAATCCCGTAATTCCGGGAACGGTTAATTGGGTAACATCCCTTAAAAGTTCGCCACTCTCTCTGTCATTTATTCTAGGAAAGACGTAACGGCTTTTAAAAAGGTCATCCTCCATCGCTTTAAGAACCTTGTCTCTAGCGACTTGCTTATTTACTTGTGGTTGTACGGAATCTTCTATGTCTAATAGTAAAACATCTGCGTTAGACTTAGAGGCACTCAATAATAGCTTGTCACTGTGAGCAGGAACAAACATAAGGCTGCGCATTAAAAACTTATCCATTATTTTCTTTTGGAATTAATACTTTTCTTCTGAAACTAAGGACATTTTCTCCCCTTTGGTTATAAGCTATTGTTTCTACGTAGACAATACCCCTATCATTTTTAGACTTAGACTCCCATTTATCTAGTACTTCTGTTTTAGCATATATGGTATCGTCTATAAATACGGGAGCGAGATGTTTTATACCCTCATACTCAAGATTTGCAATTGCTTTGCCACTTATATCTGGAACGGTCATTCCTACCACCAAACTGAATACTAACGTACCTACAACTAAGATTTTACCGTGTTGATGTGTGGTGACATAATCTAAGTTTGTGTGCACAGGATGATGGTTCATCGTGAGTAAACTAAAGAGATTGTTATCACTTTCAAAAATAGTTTTGGAAGTCGTGTGTTCAATGGTACTTCCTACTGTAAAATATTCATAATGGTTTCCTAGATTTGAAACTTTCATATTAATTTCTATACGTATTTACAATTTTTAATGCGCGGTCTAAGTGTGGTCGTTCTATAATTTGCCCATCTACAACCACTGGATTAAACTCTTTAGTATCACTTTTTACATCTTCTAATAGCGCTACAATCTTTAAAGCGTGAGTGTACTCGTCTTCAGAATAAAATGTGTAAGCTTTAAAAAACTCATACTGCTTAGGATGAATTAGGAATTTTGCATCAAACCCTTTATTAAACCCATCTTGAAGTTCTACTTCAAAATCCTCTAGATTGCCCAGATCCATCGAGGCTATGTCTACTGCGATCCCATTTATAGCGCGAGCCATAGACAACATATTTTGCCGTACAACTTCGAGATTTTTTAGCGTGTGAGCGCCTCCTATTGCGGCCATATAATCGTGACTACCCAGTGCTAATCCAAAGATAGCATTTTTATAATCTGTTATTGCAGTTAGTAATTCTAAGTATAATCGTGGCGTTTCTACAAGCAAAATAATTTGAGCATCGTACCCTGAAAGAAAAGAGACCATTTTATCTAGATCTGCTTTATTTTGGATTTTAGGAACAACAAACTTTTTGAAATCATTTTCTAAAAAGGCAGCATATAATTTATATGTAGCATCGCGCCAGATACATTGTATACGGGTAGCCTTAAATAACAATCTTGTAAATCTTCATGACTACTCAGTTCTTTAATGAGTTGCTTCCTTTCTGAAGCCTTTATAGCATCTTCAAAATCGATTACAAAGTAATTTATCCCAGTCTTTCTCAACGCAGATAATTTATGAATCTTAGTCGCTGGGATAAAGAAAAAACTGTACATAAAGTTATCGACTTAGCAATTTAAATTTCATCTCTGCCATAACCCAGTCTTCAAGATTATCAATATCTTGTGCCTCATTTTCTTTAATCTCAAATGCAAATTTTTTTTCCCTTTCAAGCCCAAAGGAAAACGCATCCAATAAAACATACCAGCATCATAATATGCTGGTTCTAAATCTTGCGTACGAGTTTTAAGATGTTCCTCATTTATCATCTCAACAGCTCCATTTTCTAAAAACTTAAAAGCTCGTTGTATTGGGTAAGAGAAACGAACGATAGGTCTTACAGAATCCACTTCCTTCTCTAATAATATGCTTAGACCTTTAATTAATAATTTCACTTGTACAAGCGGTGCTGTTGCAAATAAGCAGCAAATGTTATCAAACTTAACACCGCGATCAATGTATGCATCAATTACCTCATCGACCACATCTTTAATCGTTGCAAAGTCATCTGCATTTTTTGAAGATCGCAGTGAAGGAACTATCGCACCATATTCTCTAGCCACTCTAGCAATTTCCTCATCATCTGTAGAAACCATCACCTCTTTGAAACAACCACTTTTAAGTGCTGCTTCTATGCTATAAGCTATTATAGGTTTTCCCAAAAATAGTTTTATATTTTTTCTAGGTATGCGTTTACTACCTCCTCTGGCTGGTATGATGCAGAGATTATTATTTGACATAAAAATTATTAATTGTATTTATAACAAATTCCTGCTCCTGAGCAGTTAGCGTAGGAAACATGGGTAAACTTATGCAGTGCTGGTAATACCTCTCTGCGTTAGGTAAATCTCCTTCAGCGTAACCAAATTGTCTGTAATAGGGCATTAAATGACAGGGGATATAATGAATTTGTGTATAAATTCTATGCTCGCGCAGGTAATTGTAAAGGCCTAGTCTATCCTCAACTTCGATGACATAAAGATGGTAAGCATGACCTTCTACTAGACCAGACATGCCTATAATAAAGCTCTTACCCTTAAAATGTAAATCATAATGAGCCGCTATTTCTCGACGGCGAGCCAACCCATCATCTGCTCTTGATAACTGGCTTATCCCTAATGCTGCTTGAATATCTGTTAAACGATAATTAAAACCTAATTCCTGCATTTCCATATACCATCCAGGATAAGAGTCAGCTATAGCCCAAGAAGAAGCAAATTCTGCGTCATTAACATATCTAGTATCGTCTTTGACAATCCCATGAGTTCTCAGAACACGTAGCCTTTCGTATAAAGAGTGGTCATTCGTTGTGATCATTCCTCCTTCTCCGGATGCAATATGTTTTACAGGATGAAAAGAAAAAATAGCGAGATCAGCAAAGCGCCCATTACCACAATGCTGTTCAGTACCCTTAGAGTCTATAAAGTAACCTCCGGGGGAATGACAGCTGTCCTCTATAATCCATAAATCAAATTCGTTCGCCAACTCTCTGTAGGCTTCCAAGTCAATTGCACGACCCGCGAAATCAACTGGAATAATCCCTTTATAGTTACCCTGAGGATCATTCTCAAGAATTTCTCTTACTTTATTGATGTCCAATAGATAAGTTTCAGGATTGATATCGGCAAAAACCACTTCAGCACCACAATATCTTATACAGTTGGCACTAGCAGCAAAGGTTATAGGGGTTGTAATAACCTTATCCCCAGCTTCTAGTTTTAAAGCTAATGTATTTAGATGAAGAGCAGCAGTTCCATTTGAAACTGCTACTGCATATTTTGCGCCAACATAATTGGCAAATTTTCTTTCAAATTCATCAATACGGGGCCCTTGGGTTAAGTAATCTGCTTTGAGTGCCTCAACAACCGCAGCGATATCCTGCTCTGTAATATTTTGTTTTCCGTATGGGATAGCATTTTCCATTATACTTCAAAATAAGGATCGACGTGTTGCTTGATCAGCTTTCGTAAATTTTCGACTGTTTCCCACTTATCGTTTTCCCCACTATTATATCTGAAACCAGATTTGACAGGTTT includes:
- a CDS encoding aldolase/citrate lyase family protein; its protein translation is MLFKATRIQCIWRDATYKLYAAFLENDFKKFVVPKIQNKADLDKMVSFLSGYDAQIILLVETPRLYLELLTAITDYKNAIFGLALGSHDYMAAIGGAHTLKNLEVVRQNMLSMARAINGIAVDIASMDLGNLEDFEVELQDGFNKGFDAKFLIHPKQYEFFKAYTFYSEDEYTHALKIVALLEDVKSDTKEFNPVVVDGQIIERPHLDRALKIVNTYRN
- a CDS encoding transposase, with translation MTRRKFTSKFKTKVVLEALKERSTTKEIAQRFEISVQQVNLWKREFLTDAETVFNKSGKSKKSEAELKEERLLKVIGQQKVELDFLKNALR
- a CDS encoding oligosaccharide flippase family protein gives rise to the protein MYKAITSNKLFQDTLIYGLTNALYTGLPLLLLPFLVVTLKPEDYGYVDLFRSISMVLVPVLGLSTVQSIGRFYFDLDKATFKNFVSSIHIFLLCTTSVGLLITFFISPYLSPIFSNLLIACILYFLFHQYIESLLIIYRITNKPKVYLVMRVGQVVVELLLLFAAYILLETIDWKFRVFPTILASMILAFVAFKKFKDLGYSLNFSKRLLQKALIYSSPLIVHMVAGYALNIGDRFFIKYYLSDEDLGNYAVAYQIGMSINFFYTSFNLAWTPTYFKWMKEKKVAAIMKVKRVIFISLPLLGVVVLVSWLVISELFINDTSYSVSNELVAIIILSYVLYSLYKFNANFFLFKKLTDKLSKYSLTAAIVSVILNIVLIPSLGIMGAGLSTFFSFAVLFVLVSNGKAIVNKYDRDLLS
- a CDS encoding CoA ester lyase codes for the protein MDKFLMRSLMFVPAHSDKLLLSASKSNADVLLLDIEDSVQPQVNKQVARDKVLKAMEDDLFKSRYVFPRINDRESGELLRDVTQLTVPGITGFMYPKAKRGEDIYFFDKLLETVEYEKGYVKGTFKIIALIETASAVMNVQEICKASDRVIAVAYGSEDFIADLEGIHDQEHLSLFTPRAIIAMGARASGVIPIDTVHVRVKDLEDLEVNLKLSVKLGYEGMLVLNPMEIDLVHKYYSPSEAQVKHAEEILRLNIEAQSNGQGVAILDGKFIGPPFVAKAKKVLQKHNLSNS
- a CDS encoding MaoC family dehydratase, which translates into the protein MKVSNLGNHYEYFTVGSTIEHTTSKTIFESDNNLFSLLTMNHHPVHTNLDYVTTHQHGKILVVGTLVFSLVVGMTVPDISGKAIANLEYEGIKHLAPVFIDDTIYAKTEVLDKWESKSKNDRGIVYVETIAYNQRGENVLSFRRKVLIPKENNG
- a CDS encoding IS3 family transposase codes for the protein MISKGHSKLSVVRQCRLLQIHRSGVYYSPREESDLNLKLMRLMDEHYTDHPFKGAPGMHTWLTMDKGYKVNHKRIERLYYKVMGLQAIMPGKHTSRRHKAHKVYPYLLRNLKVEGADQVWATDITYIPMRKGFMYLTAIIDLHSRYVLNWSVSNTMDASWCAEVLEEAIQAHGRPQIINTDQGSQYTSEVFTRTVLGNGIRLSMDGRGRAIDNVFIERLWRSVKYEQVYLNPPDSGMDLYRQLNTYFKYYNNQRRHQGINNQIPFKRYLNKKQKTAA
- the pseI gene encoding pseudaminic acid synthase, which produces MDFSTGLFIIAELSANHNNDLDIVYKTIDAIAETGADAVKVQTYTADSLTLNVDNEYFGPKKDGLWKGKTLYELFEKGSLPYDWHADIKKYVEKKGMIFFSSPFDKAGVDLLESLDVQLYKIASPEITDIPLIKYVASKGKPMIISTGMADICDIQLAIDTCASVGNTNVTLLKCTSEYPAPVDMANLRTIPNLKDTFGVNVGLSDHTMGSTVPTVAVALGATVIEKHVVLDRNGGGIDAAFSMEPQEFKEMVSAARDAQMAMGSIKYHLKEENKLRRRSLFIFKNIKKGEVFSLKNVRTVRPGHGMHPKYLNEILGKKANRDLAKGEPLKLAFLL
- a CDS encoding O-antigen ligase family protein, translating into MQGKIQIFVLAVLCFTPTLVNVPQAILYGLISLIGLIVLVQKIVHKKLSKSDYVLFSFLLLSFIIFFAGDGLRESTTGKSKNDLVPYTLFIVTTIFFARSLHEDVLKFVFYFILFEIIIGVLEYIFGVPYLIKPLSESQTEFGSTDILYYNKVYGISAVTSVFSQKVLIGLILLFYLNIVKYRKIYLGLLLIGLLITFNRTAIVTSLFFLALLFRKSFKKLGIKYKAILIICLLSFLFLTYLNIEIILFQFFRGSGDIDYSGRDYVFVSFIDFISNNFFFGNFAQKVWIELGGRTYHAHNSYLETLASLGFILTLIFVFYLFKIITRKKMIFLLPILLYSTFQFGIFWGVSLLDIVFFFLIFSNTKSAKET